The nucleotide sequence GCCGGACGGCGTCGGACCGCAGGTCTTCTTCCAGCAGGTGCCGGAGGGCAGCTCGGGGGCGAACCGGCTGCACGTCTGCCTGCAACCGGCCGACCGGACCCGGGACGAGGAGGTCGAGCGGCTGCTCGGACTGGGCGCGACCCTGGCCGCCGACCGTCGGCGGCCGGACGGCACCGGCTGGGCGGTGCTGGCCGACCCGGAGGGCAACCAGTTCTGCGTGCTGCGCAGCGTCGCCGAGCGCACCGGCTGAGTCACCGGCCACCGTCGCGCCGCGCCGGAGACGACGTCGGTTGTGGCGCTGGTGTCGGTGAAGGGCGCGGCGGCGGCCGGCCGCCGCCGCGCCCGGCCGAGGGCCGCCCCGCACCGGCGGCGGTGCGCGGCGGTCCTCAGCCGGGCAGTCGGGCGAGCAGGGCGTACGCGTTGGGGAGCCGGCCCTGCCAGGCCGCCGCCGACACCCCCTCGGGCCGCCAGAACGGTTCCGGGAACTCGGCCAGGTGTCGCAGCTCCAGCCCGGCCGCGAGTACCGCGCCGACGGTCTCGCCCAGCGTCGACTGCCATTCCACCGCACCGTTCCCCGGGAAGGTGTCGTTGACGTGCGAGCGGCCGAAATAGCTGTGGTCCGGCCGGATCCGGGGCTCGTCGGCGTCCCAGCTCCACAGTGGAACCGCCGGATGGCCCTCGTAGACGAAGAGGTGCCCGCCGGGCCGGAGCAGCCGGGCGGCGTCCCGGGCCCAGGCCCGCAGGTCGGGCATCCAGATCAGCGCGCCCTTGCCGGTGTAGACCAGGTCGGCGCAGCCGTCCCGCAGCGGGGCACCGGGCAGCCGGGCGACGACGTAGCGGCAGGGGACCGCCAGCTCGGCGGCCCGGCGACCGGCGGCGGTGGCGGCGACCGAACTGAAGTCGACGCCGACGACGGACCGGGCTCCGGCCCGGACCAGCGCCACGTCGTCGAGACCGTGCCCGCTCTGTAGGTGTACGACCTCGGGCGCCGAGCGCAGCAGCGGCCGGAGCAGGGCGAGTTCGGCCGGGAAGAGCGACGATTCCTCCCGGGCCTGTCGCAGCAGGTCCTGGTATTCCCGGACGTGTTTCTCGGAGGCGGTCTCCCAGGCGACCCGGTTCCGTCTCGTCTCAGGATCCATGTGACCGAATCTCGACCGGTACCGGCACCGGCGCAACCGGATTCATCCCGGCCCGGATCCCGCCGTCGCCGTCGCCTCCACCGCCCTGGCCGACCTCGGTCCCGACACCGCCCTGGCCGACCTCGGTCCCGACGCCGCTCCGGACGGCCCCGTTCTGGGCGCCGTCCGTGCCGGTGTCGGTCTGGGCGCCGCCCTCGCCGCCCCGGCCCGAGCGGCGCCCTGCGGCGGGGCGCTCGCCGAAGGCGCCGAGCACCGCCTCCAGCAGCGGCAGGGCGTGCAGCACCCGGCCGGCCCGGATCACCGCGTCCCAGGCCGGTTCGAACTTCTTCCAGCCGCCCGCGTAGGCGACGTGCCGGACCCGGCCGCGTACCGTGTCCTTCGTGGACGCGCCACGCCAGATCGCCGGCCAGCGGTAGAAGTCCTGGTACGCCCGCCGGTAGCCGTCGGCGAGTTGCGTCGGGGTGAGCCGCTTCGGCCGGTACACGACCTGGCGGGTGTCGTACCGGTCCCAGTCCCGGTGCAGGATGCGGTCCTGCGCGGCCATCCGGTCGTACAGTGCGGTCCCCGGGTACGGGGTGAGGATGTGGAAGGTGGCCGTCTCCACCCCCTGCGCAACCGCCCAGTCCACCGTACGGTCGAAGACGTCCGGCCCGTCGTCGTCCAGCCCGAAGACGAAGCTGCCGTTGACCATCACGCCGTGCTCGTGCAGCCGGCGTACCACCGCCGAGTAGTCCCGGCCGACGTTCTGCCGCTTGCGGGTGGCCGCCAGGTTGCCGTCGTTGACGGTCTCGAAGCCGACGAAGAGGCTGCGCAGCCCGGCGTCGACGGCCCGTTCCAGCAGGTCCGGCCCGAGCACCGCGTCCACGGTCCCGGCGGCCTGCCAGAGCCGGTCCATCCCGGCCATCCCGTCGAAGAGGGCGCGGGCGAACCGCCGGTTGCCGAACAGGTGGTCGTCGAGGAAGTAGAGGTGCCGGCCGGGCAGCCGGTCGATCTCGGCGAGCGCGTCGTCGACCGCCTGGGTGTAGAACGACTTCCCGCCGCTGAAGAAGGCGTCCTTGTAGCAGAAGTCGCAGTGGTGCGGGCAGCCCCGGGAGACCACTATCGAGTTCGGCACCAGGTAGCGGTGCCGGGCGATCAGGTCCCGGCGCACCGGGGGGAGGCCGGCGAGGGTCCGGGTGGTGGAGACGTACCGGGGCTGCGGCTGGCGGCGGCGCAGGTCGGCGAGGAACCGCGGCCAGGTGTCCTCGCCGGGACCGAGGAAGATCGTGTCGGCGTGTCCGGCCGCCTCCTCCGGCAGCGCGGTGACGTGCAGTCCGCCGAGCACGACGTACGCGCCACGCGCCCGGTAGTGGTCGGCGATCTCGTACGACCGGCGGGCCGAGGTGATGTAGACCTGGATCACCACCAGGTCGGGTACCGTGTCGTCGTTCAGCTCCAGCCGTTCGACGTGCTCGTCGTGCAGGCTCATTTCGACGTCCTCGGGCAGGTAGCCGGCCAGGGTGGCCAGGCCCAGCGGCGGGAAGAGCGAGTACTTGATCGGTCGGAAGAACGGGCTGGTCGCCTCGGTCAGGGCCGGCAGGATCAGTTTGACGCGCATGTCAGGCGACGCTAGACCGCCGGTGCGGGGCGAAGGTGTGCCCGCCGTGCAGGCCGTGCGCGCTGTGCGGAACCGGTGAAGATTTCCGTCCGGGTCCTGCCGACGGGACGAATCCAGTCGGCGTCCAGTGATGGTTCAGTCCGGTACGCGAATCTCGAGTCCTGCCCGGCCGGCGCCCCCGCCCGGCCGGGCAGGCTCACCGCC is from Micromonospora sp. WMMD1102 and encodes:
- a CDS encoding VOC family protein, translating into MSSTIHNVSFHCADTYELARFWAAVLGRSLRPEDQPGDDEITLLAPDGVGPQVFFQQVPEGSSGANRLHVCLQPADRTRDEEVERLLGLGATLAADRRRPDGTGWAVLADPEGNQFCVLRSVAERTG
- a CDS encoding class I SAM-dependent methyltransferase, which encodes MDPETRRNRVAWETASEKHVREYQDLLRQAREESSLFPAELALLRPLLRSAPEVVHLQSGHGLDDVALVRAGARSVVGVDFSSVAATAAGRRAAELAVPCRYVVARLPGAPLRDGCADLVYTGKGALIWMPDLRAWARDAARLLRPGGHLFVYEGHPAVPLWSWDADEPRIRPDHSYFGRSHVNDTFPGNGAVEWQSTLGETVGAVLAAGLELRHLAEFPEPFWRPEGVSAAAWQGRLPNAYALLARLPG
- a CDS encoding radical SAM protein, whose protein sequence is MRVKLILPALTEATSPFFRPIKYSLFPPLGLATLAGYLPEDVEMSLHDEHVERLELNDDTVPDLVVIQVYITSARRSYEIADHYRARGAYVVLGGLHVTALPEEAAGHADTIFLGPGEDTWPRFLADLRRRQPQPRYVSTTRTLAGLPPVRRDLIARHRYLVPNSIVVSRGCPHHCDFCYKDAFFSGGKSFYTQAVDDALAEIDRLPGRHLYFLDDHLFGNRRFARALFDGMAGMDRLWQAAGTVDAVLGPDLLERAVDAGLRSLFVGFETVNDGNLAATRKRQNVGRDYSAVVRRLHEHGVMVNGSFVFGLDDDGPDVFDRTVDWAVAQGVETATFHILTPYPGTALYDRMAAQDRILHRDWDRYDTRQVVYRPKRLTPTQLADGYRRAYQDFYRWPAIWRGASTKDTVRGRVRHVAYAGGWKKFEPAWDAVIRAGRVLHALPLLEAVLGAFGERPAAGRRSGRGGEGGAQTDTGTDGAQNGAVRSGVGTEVGQGGVGTEVGQGGGGDGDGGIRAGMNPVAPVPVPVEIRSHGS